The DNA sequence ttcaggtgggtccccattcatttcaatattttatttttaatatattagacttgatgctaccctggtatgttactgcttctggggaaatgttagacacctgtacaggctgagcctcattattcgcctgggttccgttccaagcactcacttggatggcaaaaaatgcactatagcaaatcaatttaaaaaataaagtttcttcgctctggtgattgaaaaacagccttgctgacctttgtgatgtaagataagagaagaagataatccatcaatcagtcctcctccaagagtttacaaaggcgcttcactcagcccctccctcaccacctttctgctcagagggaagggaggggcccactggggagagaaggattgatggattgtcagccagctgccccccccctcattaaggaggctattgttaaaggactgttcagtttttaaaacagattctaaagggatgcatttttccccttctccagggatcagcacattccttctcatttgcagtggccattcgtgttgagtcaaatctgtgtataaaaaatccatgtataaataggctggacctgtattttaaacagctactatgtatattcttttaacaatgatagtcaatgggacttactcctgggtaagtgtgggtaggattgcagcctaagactgttaaaaattttcctgcttgatgatgtcacttccagtcatgatatcccttttggtgggtcctgacagattctcattctaaaaagtgggtcccggtgctaaaagtttgagaagccctgcattATATTATGCAGACACATACTGAACTTCATTGAATCATGGATAACACTTGTGGAGTTTATTTTGGTTAGATGGGCTCTTGGATTTTATTCATGCTCTGACTGTTGGTACCAGGGCAGCATTGCTGCACTGTCTGGCTTTAAGTGCTATATTTGATGGGGAAAGTTCTACTGATACAGCAACATCAATTTTATCAtcattttatctggtgtgctccctggggcatttggtgggccgctgtgagatacaggaagctggactagatgggcctatggcctgatccagtggggatgttcttatgtatcaAAATATTTTTGAGGTTGAAAAGTGATCTCAAGCAAGTCATTAAACTCCAGGTGTCTCTGTTTAGGAAATCTCCTGTGCCTGTATATTGTGAGGAGGAAGACCCACTGCAAACCCCTAAAGCAAGCATCGTTAATGAATTCTTAGAAGATTGCTTAAAGAATAGCAGTCAGGTAAGTGAAAAGGGGGTCTTTTGTAAAAAGCTTGTATTTGATTGAGCAGTAGTTTTTCAAACAGTTCTGGGCAACCCTCAGGATATACATAAGGTTATCAGGAGTTTCTTAATTAAGCAGAAAATATTGGAAGTGTTAAGTGGAATATCAGAAGTGTTAAGTAGATTCTAGGGAGTACTCTGAATTTGTAAGGGGAATACTAAAAGCCATAAGGCCTGTTATCACCTCTCCATGTGAGCAGGCTGGGCCCTAGACAATGGGTGTCTTTTAGACAAGGCAGTGTGCAAAGGGTTTCCTCAGTATAGGAAGCATGCAAATAGCTGTGTAAGAGCATAAAATGTTGTTGTGCTTATATTTTAAGTGTCTCGGCATATTTATTTAATGGGTGCAGGGTGTTATCAATGCCTCAGTCAAATTCTGCAATTTGAACAGAACTTTTTGAACAGAACCagaccaggaggtctggtctagagggtagagcctccatttgcctgaagattaacatccacaaggtcgccagttcgaggccaccggcaccgtgcgaccttgaagcagctggcaagctgcagctgagctgttccatctgctcggagcgtgggaggatggaggccaggatgttaaaccagatcggagtgtaacatcttgaatgtggtggttcttgaaagagagaaccttctttcaatttgtaaaaatccctgcgtggatttaataagcctgcctgtgtaaaccgccttgaataaagtcttgaataaagaccaagaaaggcggtatataaatactgtatattattattattatattagaaGGATTCCTATAAAACTTCTAGACCAGACATACTTAACAGATCTGTTAGTTATAAATTGATTTATGTCTCTCATCTTTTGTCCCTTTAGTGTAATTTTCTATGTCTATAGAAGTTCTCCTACTTATGAACGTTCAACTTGCAAACACTTTCAACCCCAACTTCTGGGTTGTAGCTGATGCTGCTGATTACAGAAGCCACTCAGAAGCACAATGAAACTGTCAGCATCCTGAGTTaaactgacagcagcagcagcagtggggattGGGGCATCACTGTGCTTAtgaacaaagggcgcaatcctaatcaactttccagcactggcatagctgttccagtgaggcatgtgctgcatccttcagttgggggggggcagtcatggaggcctcttcaaggtaaagcaatgtttgttcccttacttaggagttgcattgcccttaggtcagtgctgggaaattAGGTTAGGATTGAGGCCAAAGTGACTTAGGAACAGACCCCTGGAACTGAAAGTGTTAATAACTAGGGGAGTTTCTGTATTTCTGGGTTGGGGAGCACTCAGAATATGAGTGCTAAAAGTGGGACGAGCCCCCGCCCAAAGGACCTCAGAAATCCTCTTTGTATAAGGAAAGCAATCCACCTCAAGTCACAGTCTTCAAATGTCAATTGTGCAGAAAACTTCTTCAGCTTTTACTTTGAGTTTGATGTCCTTTGATTGCAAAAGTCTGTCTTTGATTCCAGGAAAGTACTTTTTCAGGAGGGAATCATCATGGGCCTGTGGAGGCTTTGAAGCTAATGCTCTTTAATCTTCAAGCAGTTCAGCAAAGTTTCGCCCAAAACAAAATGGCTGAACAAAGTGAGGAGTTTAAAAAAGTAAGCAGTTCCTTTCTGGATGAGACTCACATTGGGCTTTAATTTTTCTgtatattttttccccatcactTGGAAAAAGCTCATTGAAAACATGTTCTCTGAAAATTAAAGTGTAGGTGCCTTAATTCAGGACTTGGAAATAACAATGGTTCTGTATGCATGAATATTTAGGGTTCGGTATTTGAGTACTCTGTTTCAGTGGAGAAGAACGGCTATAGGGAATGGTCTGATCTGCTTGTCAACTGATATAGATCATAAAGGACTTGGCATGCTAAAAATgttatacaccaggggtgtcaaactcatacagagggccgaagagCATTCATCATGTCtcctgagggccgaaagtgatgtcattagacagaaagtgatattaaacaggtcataaccaaaaataaacactttttctcacttagctgcaaatgatagaagagaaaacatgcaaatcttgatcacatttcaagataagggatagcccaattttcatgtggactgccctttcagtagtaacacctcagcactgctcagaagctgagagcctgagggcaggataaaaatctttcaagggctgcatctggcccccaggccttatgtttgacacccctgttatacatGGTAACATTgctaattttaaaaaggaagacaCAGGTGCACCAATGTGCTGGACAAGCATGTTATTGGGCAGTTTCTCATAGGGTAGTTAGAGCTGTGAACCTCAAATCTACTtgccctatagcagtggttttgtGGCCCATCAATGGGACAcagcccaatttttggtgatttgAGAAACttacagggtagattaggctgcGTACTTGaagagttaaacaacctgctacttgggaggagaactgctacccaatcaccattataaccacagaggcttcagcagctggtaaagtgaaacctttttttaggTGAATCCtgctgttaaaaagtttgggaactctACAGGCCTTGGGCAAATGGCTAATCATCATTGTTCCTACTAGCATTTATGTAGCACTGCTCATGTATTATTTCACTAATTTTTGAAGTGATTAtatcagtattattatttttactattCCCATGTTATGCAAGGAGAAGCTGAGGCTAAGAGAATAATGGCTTGCCTGAAGCATTTAACGAATTCATGGTTGAGCCAGAGAATTCATGGTTTGGAAAGGAGAaaagggtggggaaggagagggaaggcaggttTCAAATTGGTGGTTGGAAGTAGCAATCTATTATGTGAAAATTGCCGGGTGTATTTTGACCTGCAATCTTTCAGAGATTTTTGTGTTGTCTTGTTCTGGTACATCAGTTAAAACAACTCAGTATTTTATTTCAAGTAGTATAAAAGAACAGGATACATGAGCTGCTAAGGAAGACCTTTGATTGAAATGCATTGTCCAGTCTTTACATTATAAATTGCTACTTCCAAACACCGGCTTGTGGGGCTTGTGAATTGTGAACAGCTTGTGAGTTGGGGCAGGCTGGTgttgttccccaccccccaaaaagatgAGATATGAATTGGGGACTTCATGGCTCACAGCTGCTACCAAAACCAGTTCTATTGTATGCTACTTTATATCAATTGCAGTGCTGTCTCTTTATTTTCTTCTAAAATTTATACCCAGTTCTTCTACCTTGAACCAAAGATAGTGCATATATACTGTGATACAATGTATGGTACTATATGTATAATTGTAGTTACCTTCATAACATATTTGTTAAAACATATTAGAATTAAACCTGTAAAGAGTGAGCAAGGAGTAATAGAATTTGGGTACATTGGAAGCTGTAGTGTAAGcatcctgctttttggctaatacATGAAACGCAAGTGACCTTCCAAATTTTTTCTCTGCATTTCTTGAGAGGAACAACATTCAGAAAAGAATTATGCCCTTGATCTGTTGTGGTGATCCAGTTTTGTTTCTTTTACAGGCTTCAGATGAAGCTGTTGAATACAAGCTCTGTGATTGTGATACGATCCCTGGAACAAAGTCCCTTCACAGGTAAGCATTCTGTTGCTCTGAGGCAGAAATTCTGAAACCAGCTGAGCTGGAACAATTCAGTAGAACtgccagtgatttaaaaactgcCATGTAAATGGTCTTTGTTGCCTCAGCTGCAGGTGGCGGAGATAATACATGTGCAGAAGTTAAAGCAAAGGTGTCAAAACATGACactcctgtgggctggataggGCTTACAGAAGCTCTTTGTCAGGTCCCCGtgatttgggctctcccagtaccacagTCAGTTCCTGTTTAACGATAttgcttccagccctcagcaggcatcatgaatgctattcggcctgctgtttgaaacgaatttgacacccctgagctagagcatcCACACTGATGTCCAGTTCCCAGAGACCTTTTTTGGCATGTTTTTCTATTGCTGACCCCACCCCCCTTTATAAGAAAGAGAATCCAGGTGAATGGATTTTCTTGACGACGAGGCATTCTTGTGGGCACCCTGGCTCATGTA is a window from the Tiliqua scincoides isolate rTilSci1 chromosome 2, rTilSci1.hap2, whole genome shotgun sequence genome containing:
- the C2H18orf54 gene encoding lung adenoma susceptibility protein 2, which gives rise to MILGDDTELVLWKAKRTLETSVEELTSALKNDGSPCTVDVLEAERSWDDVPIGLKSPVPVYCEEEDPLQTPKASIVNEFLEDCLKNSSQESTFSGGNHHGPVEALKLMLFNLQAVQQSFAQNKMAEQSEEFKKASDEAVEYKLCDCDTIPGTKSLHRALHHLSRLKDLVEDTGGKKELEDVIET